AGAAAAAGGCAGGGAGTTAAAAAACCCTCTGCCTTTCTATTTTTACTTCAATCACTTTCACAAAGTGGTTTGACTACTCGCCACTCGCTACTCGCTTTTTCTGCACTACTCGCTAGTTCACTCCCTCAGTGCTTGGGAATCGTCAATTTTTGTCCAACCTGGATCTTATTTGGATCATTGAGGATATGGCGATTGGCTTCAAAAATCTGCTGGTAGGAGAGCTTGTTTCCGGTCACTTTTTTGGCAATGCCAGAGAGCGTATCGCCTGATTTGACTGTGTATTCACCAAAAATGTCATCGCGGGCAACCGACCAGTCAAACACCAGGTCACCGTGATTCAGGTTGGGATCAATTTCTTTGATTGCGTCCCAGAGCTGGTTGGCCGCATATTGATGCGGAGCATTGGCCTTGAGAACCAGTTTGCCGCCGTCTTCAGTCGCGCTCAGCGGGTCGCATCCAAGTTGTTGGGCCAGATTGTACACACTGCTGTATTTGTCGGTGAGTGACATATGTCAAAAAGCTCCTTAAATAGGTGTGATTTTGAAAAGGGAAGTGGTAAAAGATCCACCTTGATCAAACGGGGCCAACTCTAGCTGGTTCTCGATTTGAGATCAACCTGTCATACTTCACAAAATACCAAAGCGGTGTCAGGCCACCGCACTCCAAACA
The DNA window shown above is from Acidobacteriota bacterium and carries:
- a CDS encoding LysM peptidoglycan-binding domain-containing protein — its product is MSLTDKYSSVYNLAQQLGCDPLSATEDGGKLVLKANAPHQYAANQLWDAIKEIDPNLNHGDLVFDWSVARDDIFGEYTVKSGDTLSGIAKKVTGNKLSYQQIFEANRHILNDPNKIQVGQKLTIPKH